taCAATAAcagcatcataataaaagcatgcaGGTTGCTGGCGTGGTTCGTGTGACGCGTTTGAAAGTCTTAATATCAGTAGAACAGATTTAAATGTTTAATGTTGGTTTTTGTCCTTTAGAGAGAGGCGATAGATGTGTGCAAAAGACATGATAAATACATTAACACTGAGAGGAGAAAGTCTCGTGTTTATGCTTTCAACACTTCTAATGTAGCTTTGAAACTAACGTGATGAAACCACCTCACGTGTGGACCAGGCCAGCATCGACCCCtcagcagggaggagggggagggaacTGTGGGTTTGTTTGCATTAATGGAGACCGGACCAGCATTTAAAAGCTGGAACTGGGACAACTCTTCTGATGCGGAGCGAAGCATCGTCAAAAATCACGGTCAACGGTCGGAAACAACAAAAACGCACGAACGCAGCTTCACTCACGTTTGCTACGGAGACCTGGCTGTTGGCCGCCATCTTTTTCTTTCTGGCCATGTTTGGATTCCAGTTGCAGACCAGACTGTCGTTCTGCACGCCGTAGTCTTTGTGGCCGATCAGCCAGTATGTGTTCATCTTGCCTTTACCCTGACAGGACAGCCGGGGACAGAAGTGGACAGGGGACAACATAGCTTGGACATTCTTACTTTATAACAATCTGATATTGAGACGCCTGAGAATTCAGTCGGCAGGTTAAAGGTCACAGCAAGAGGCTGGACGAGGGTGCTTGGGCAGCGTTTCAGGAGAAAACTCTTCCTCTTTTGTCTTCCATCTCCATTTTTAAAAAGTTTcaggaaaaataaaaaagctttggggattttttaaatgtatttttttttaccttgacctCGGTCTCTCCGCGTAGCTGCAGCTCGTAGGCGTTGTCTTTGATCAAAGCCAGGTACGTTTCTGAGCTGGCGTGTATTTTTTGAGctgaaacaacaaaacaaacatgaAAGCAATGGTACTAAAACGTGTTTgacccacatcatcatcatcatcgttgtccTTGTTGGTGAGGACGTACGCAGGCTGGTGGACTCCATCCTGGAGGCTGTGTTGACCGTGTCTCCAAACAAACAGTATCTGGGCATCTTGTGTCCCACAATCCCAGCCACACACGGACCTGAGGAGCAAAAGTTGGACCTCACTTAGGACCAGAAGGGTAAACAGTCAGTAAACAGGACAACAGGACTGGAGAAGACGCTGGAGATCATGTCTCCTTTAGACGATTCCTAAAACTAAATTCCTGATTTGCTCCGCCTCCCCGCTCACCCGTGTGAATGCCGGCTCGGAGCTGCAGCCTCTCCTTTGGCATGTGAGGGATGACCACCTGTTTGACTGCCGCCAGCAGATCCAGCGCCATCTTGGCAATTTCGTCGGCGTGTCGGTCACCATTCCTCTCAGGAAGACCGCTCACCACCATGTAGGCGTCACCGATGGTCTCCACCTGGCCGGAGTCAGACCGGGTTACAGGCACAGCCAGCACCTGGGGGCACCTGGGAGCGTTTGTGTTACCTTGTAGACATCGTAGGACTCGATGCGAGTGTCGAAGCACATGTACAGGTTGTTGAGCATCTCCACCACTTGTAGGGGGGTGCAGGACGCGGAGATCGAAGTGAAGCCAACGATGTCTGAGAAAAAAATAGTCACCTGCAAACGAGATGGAGGAGAGTATCTGATCCAGGTGTGAAAACACAGAACAGGTGAGGAAAAGATAGAGAAGGAGATCAGATTTATTATGTTTGGAACCAGTTTAGAACAAGATCCTGCATCCTCCAGGGTGGAGGGCCCATAAGGTGAGGAGCTCCATGACTGgagcagagctgctgctcctcctgatggaggggagccagctgaggtgcttCTGCCAACTGACTAGGCCTCCTGGAGGTTTTCAGAGGTCTGGGGCCAGATGCAATACTTGTTGGAGAGATTATGTATCCCCTGGCCTCGGATCTCCTTTGGATCGTCCAGGTCGAGCTGGAGTGTGTCTCTGAGGAGAATAAGGTCTGGGTTTCCCTCCCGGATCCGATCCGATCCCTCCTCCTAGGTTTTAATTCAGGAAAATGCAGACGAGTCTGCCTGTCCGGGCCAGGTGATGTTTTATTCTGTTTAGCTGTCACGAAGATTCAAAATCACAGACATGATCCAGGACATTCTCGGGTACCTCTTTCTGCTACGGTGTCTTCACCGGACCAACCGGGAGCTCCTGGCGCTGCCGGGGGTTGAATAAAGCTGTAAGATCCGACCCAACGTGTGCGCTTGCTGCCTTTGTTGCTATTGTTGGCGTAATTACCTGTAATTACCCTGTTCCATATTCACGAGGAGATAAAACGAGTGCAGGGCTGGAActgcttctggtttactgaagagGGCCGGAGCAGCTGGACCAGACGTGTGACCGGCTAGCAGAACCCAGAAACGCCCGGAAGTTTAAACCGGGGGAAATGGTTTCTGTCAGCGCCTGACGCCACCGGGAAAAGATGTGTGATCATGTTTTTGCCAGACTTTTACACGCCTGTGCTCTCTAGTGAAACAAATCACTGGCAGATCTACAGCCGCTCGGCTTCGGGAGTCAGCCTGGCCGCCACAGCTGAGCTACAGCAATCAGAAGGGTTAGGCGATGGGAATTCCTTAAGGAATGGTGGGATTTTAGTTTATTTCCTGAGTTCTTCTTCTGCCCCTGTGGGTGTGTCCCTTCAGGTGTCTCTacagccaatcatctgtctccatGTAGTCCTAACTCCTGCATCCTACATCATGTCCTCTTTCACCTTGTTGGTGTTCTtctcagcctcctgcctggtggctccaacctcagcGTCCTTCTACCCATGCCATCGTTGTCTCTcatctggacatgtccaaaccgCCTCCGTCTTTCCTCCCTGACATCATCTCCAGAACATCTaacatgagctgtccctctgatggactcagGGTCAGGTTTCCTCTCAGCTGGGTTTAGTCTCGAACCTCAGAGCTCCTTCCTGATGGACCTAGTTTCTTCCATCTTACCTTCTCGTAGCTCTCTGCTTCCACATGCTTGTGCTTCCTGAGCTGCTTGGCCACTGACTTTGGTAACATCTGGTGCAGCAGATCTTCAGCCAGCTGCCTTTGGCGCTTCAGGTCCTCTGTCTTCTCCTTCAAGCTCTGGGCATAGTTTTGGATCCACTCCGTCATCTGCTTGAAGGAGAACATCCCGACGGGGTAGATGAGGCAGGCCACGGCCAGCAGGCAGATCCTCACACTGAGGCTCGATGACAAGGACCGAGACGCCAGCCAGAGAGCCGAGGACGCACGGCTGAACAGGCAGCGCTGAGTGTTTGTCAGAACCCGAAGTCCTGGGCCAGATCCAGACAGCAGCCCACTTCCTGTTCTAGACATCTGCCACCGACTCATGTCAAAGACACGAGGATCCTGAGCCTCCAGGCTGGAGTTCATCTGGACCTCTACGTTCTCCAACCAGCAGTCGTCGAGTCGCTCTGCCATGAGCCTGGAGAAGCTCAGGTAACTCAGGGTGTGAGTCCACCTGAGCTGGAAACCAGAAGGAGGCACCATGAGGTGGGAGAACATCAACTGGTGGTTGAGTTCTATGAAGGTCAGCAGAACTCTTGCAGACAGAACATCTCTCCAGTTCGAGTTCTGTTTGGCTTTCACCAGAGAGTCTTCTACTGAACCCCAGATGGTGAGAAGTCTCTGGATGGCCTCGGTCAGAGCCAGACCTCTGCTGTTAGCATCTAATGACGCGTTCAGAAGCTCTCTGATGGTCCCCGTCGTCTCCTGACAAGATCCAGACGTGCTGCATGGAAGCCCACGGCCGTCACAATGATTCTCCACGTCTCCACAGGGATGATCCAGAGCTGCAAAACTGGTCTCCAGAGTCTCATTGTTCATGTCTTTAGCTAATAAATGTCTGATCTGCTGAAGTTTACTGACAAGGTGCAGGATGGTTATGGTCCTGCAGGACGTCAGCTCATCATAAGCCGCCTCTGTTGCATGCAGAAGGTCAAAGTTGGAGCTGAGGTCCACAGACACGGAGCCGAATAGAGCAAGCAAGGAGAGGGTGCAGGCAGTCAGAATCCGCCGGACCGTCCTGCTGCAGCCGGAAAGAGGAACTATGGAGCACCTGGAAAAGGAGAACATCTGCTCACAACCCAGCGTTGGGACAAAAACACAGAGTGTATAAACCTCATTaggggtacccccccccccccacacacacacacacacgcacacgcgcacacctgCACAGCTCGCTGTCCGCATCCTTCTGCGCTCCCGGTGCGACTCTCCTCTTCCTCCGCAAGAACCTCCGTTTGAGGGAAGCCGAGGACAAAGTCCCTGGGGATCGCTGCTTTTTCAGCGCTGACATCAGAACCGACCTGCAGCAGAACCGCCTCAGACTGTTTGTCGGCAGTGAGTGACGGTCCCACTTCTGTCTGCCAGCACCGACTGCCTTTCAACATCCGGTTGGTTTATTAAACTCATAATATAATCAGGATGTTTTTATGGGAATAAAATAGTTGTTCGGTTTATGCTTCAGGCCAAAATGGTTGAAATCACTATTTCTTTTTGCTGCTGAAATTTTTAGaagtttttttattattctgtataataaaacatttgttttacTTTTCAACGCGTACCCCTGTTACTACCAGGTTactacacaaaaaaaaaaatgattTGAAACTCATTGAGATTTATTTTGAAAGTATGTCTGAACCGGAAGCGCTCTTAGTTTTAAATGGTAACGTCCTAAAGATTAAACCCAGGAGAACACATGGCTTAATATGCTTACACCATTCATTTAAAAATCTCTAAGAAGTTAAAAAGCAACGTGCTCTCGTGACACCTGGAGTTTTATTTGATGTGAAGGCTATTTGAGAGGACATCTCTtgaacagtaaataaataaatacgtagCACATTTAAGGTTAAAGTCCTGTAATTAATATCAGGTTTAAACTCAAAATCGTCATCACTTCATTCGATTCATTCACTCATCCATTTATTGGAGCCGCCGTGAAGGTTGCCAGAGTGTTATTTCCCCCTGCAGCTGTTTGTGCGCCTCTGTAAAGCTAGCTCACGTTTAATATcataactttgttttattttcaaaataaatgcaACAAGCTGGTAAACGCGTGGCTGAATTGAGCGCTGTTGGATAAgtcttgcttttattttgaagccaCCACATCGGAAGTGGTTGTGGACAGTTTTGCTAGCTGGCTAGCAGAAACGTGTTGTTTGTATTGGATCAGTCTCGCGCTGCTCGTACGGAGGACGGTGAAACATGGTGAAGATATGAACGCGTTACTAACTTTGCGCGTGTAGCAGCGGCGTGGCTCGTTTTGGTGGTTAAACGTTTATCTGACCGGCCCCTCGCCGAGCCCGGGCCCCGGCGCACGGAGCGCTGAAGCAAATGAAAGCGTTGTTTGGTTTCGAGCCGCCGAACAAAGAGCTTTTCTTCCCTCAACCATTGTTTCCGAGCGGGACGCCTCAAACTGGTTCCGACGTGGTTTCGGACGGTTAAAGTAAGCCGACTGCTCAAGTCGAAGAGCAAAAGTTCTTTCCAGAAACTAAAACCAGCTCTGGAGGTTTTTATTCACGTTAGCGATACTAGAAATAGTCATAAACATGTTATTTTATTAAGAGCTATAAAAAATAACCTAACGACTAAATACCGATTAGTACTAATAGCTGGACTTTAGACACTGTGTGTTTCATAGATAGATTCGTTATTTAAACGTTTATTTGAATATATTAACCGTTCTGAGCAGGCTGCGTGTTTGTGGAGCGCCAGGCTTTATTCTGAAACTGGTCAGTTTAGTTAAATTTTGTCCTTTGCTCCAATAAATCACCACATACAGCCCAGATTTAAAGTAATTATGATATATTATGTGTTTCTCTTTATATCGGCTTAATTTGTAACGCCAGATtaggtgtcatcagcataaacaaaaacaagtttgtttttaaaGTGCAGCTAAATGTCAACATGAAAGGTCAGATTTGAAAGGCTAAAAGTGACTTAAACAGTATAAAAGCAGCCAAAGTTCAAAGAATCAGTCTGGATCCATCCGTGCCAAACCCAGAAGGGCCGCAGGTCAGACAGAGTTGGAGTTAACGCTTCCAACCTGCCACCTTCCTGTTGTTTACATCCTCTGCGAATGTGAAAAGCCTTCAGACCcacatgttgttgttgttgttgttgtgttgacAGGTGAGGGGCGGCCTGTGCTCCAGTCATGACCCCTGGGAATGGGAACACTCACAGCAGCCAAGACAACAGAGAGAGCAAAGCAGCCCAGCAGGCGATAGACACGTCCCACATCCTCACCCACCTGATCGAAGGCTTTGTGATCCAGGAAGGTGCCGAGCCATTTCCTGTGAGAGTCTTTTATGAATCTGAGAAACGCTGATTTTACTGTTCTTTTGTAATTGTAGTTGAAGGTCAGAAATGGCCTGTGGGTGACACTTTAaaccaagggcgcccccaaggggtggccatggccacccctggtaaATTGCTGCAACAACCAGAAACATTGAGTTTCTTTACGTCTTCGTCCATCATCATCTCTTTTCCGTTGTGCAGGTGGAGCGTCCGTCCTTCTCCATAGAGAGTCTCAGGAGACGCACGGCAGACGTAAAGATGGACGGTCGTTCATCAAAGTGTAAAGGTTTGACggcttgttgttttgtttgtaagAGTTTTGTCCTGACGAGGAGCTGATTCTGTTGGTTTTTCCTCCATGACACTTCCAGAAGGCTTCAGCGTGTTTTTAACTGGCATGTTTCCCGTTTCAGTCACACTTTACTGGTGTTTGTTTATTCCAGGAttcgttttaaatgtttttgctgTCAGAAGACTTGGTTTAGGTCGTCTTTGTTATTGTGCCCCTCAGACGTACCGGCCCAGCAGGAGCCCATGCTGACCTGTGAACTCTGTGGGAAGGTGGACTTTGCCTACATCTTCAAAAGGTCCAAGAGGTTCTGCTCTACAGTCTGCGCTAAACGGTGAGGCAGCTTTCGTCCCCggaagttctggttctgatcaGACTCCCTTATAGGTCTGATCTGTAAAAACTTGGGACGAGTGTGTCTCACGGCTCAGGTGTGTAAATCTTCCTGTAGCTACAATGTGGGATGCACAAAGAGAATGGGTCTCTTCCCAAACCGTAAAACCACCCTGGAGAACCTGAAGAGGCAAAGAGTCCTGAACGGAACCCACAAAGACTCCAGCGTGGACCTGAAAAAGAGGGTGAAGAGTCTGGGGCTTTTAATTTGAAATTCAAActaagtatttttttaaataaacctgaTAAAAGCAAAGATGATAAAAATAACACCGTTCTGCTTTTCAGACCCCGCCCTCCTTGCAGAAACCCGTGGCTGCTGCGGCGCCATCTGCTGGCCACTCTGTGCACCCCGCTCAGGGGGAGTCCAGTCAGTGTTCGGACCTGTCGGGCTATAGGAGAACCCCGTCTCCGCTGTTGCCCTCCCAGGTCCAGAGGCAGACCCCTGATCTGCCCCTGCTACCCCACAGCTTCCTGCCCAGCGGCCCGGGGCTGTGGAACATCGAAGATGTCTACGAGTTCATCTCCACCCTGCCAGGTGGGTCCCGGCGCCCTGTGCAGGTCGCCGTGGTGACAGGATGGGGATAAAAACAACAGCTTCCTAAATTTTCCCAGCTGTGAACTCCCAACAGAACTTGTTCCGTTTGTCCCGATCCAAATTGGTAAAGCTGAATTGTTCCCACATAAACTCCAGAACACAGCAGAGTTACAGCTGGGTTTTCAAAGTAAAACCTCGTCTTCTTCTGCctggttttcaaaataaaatcacccTCTGAAGTGTTTATAGGTTAGGAAATCTGTCATGTTTACATTTTTACTATGAAATCACGATTTACTCACCTAAAGGTGGATTTTTTTTACCGACGGCTTTAACAACACCAACGCTCTCATCCATCATGGCGACCGCC
The sequence above is a segment of the Nothobranchius furzeri strain GRZ-AD chromosome 15, NfurGRZ-RIMD1, whole genome shotgun sequence genome. Coding sequences within it:
- the LOC107391416 gene encoding uncharacterized protein, translating into MSALKKQRSPGTLSSASLKRRFLRRKRRVAPGAQKDADSELCRCSIVPLSGCSRTVRRILTACTLSLLALFGSVSVDLSSNFDLLHATEAAYDELTSCRTITILHLVSKLQQIRHLLAKDMNNETLETSFAALDHPCGDVENHCDGRGLPCSTSGSCQETTGTIRELLNASLDANSRGLALTEAIQRLLTIWGSVEDSLVKAKQNSNWRDVLSARVLLTFIELNHQLMFSHLMVPPSGFQLRWTHTLSYLSFSRLMAERLDDCWLENVEVQMNSSLEAQDPRVFDMSRWQMSRTGSGLLSGSGPGLRVLTNTQRCLFSRASSALWLASRSLSSSLSVRICLLAVACLIYPVGMFSFKQMTEWIQNYAQSLKEKTEDLKRQRQLAEDLLHQMLPKSVAKQLRKHKHVEAESYEKVTIFFSDIVGFTSISASCTPLQVVEMLNNLYMCFDTRIESYDVYKVETIGDAYMVVSGLPERNGDRHADEIAKMALDLLAAVKQVVIPHMPKERLQLRAGIHTGPCVAGIVGHKMPRYCLFGDTVNTASRMESTSLPQKIHASSETYLALIKDNAYELQLRGETEVKGKGKMNTYWLIGHKDYGVQNDSLVCNWNPNMARKKKMAANSQVSVANSSGTVLSLSDNATTPVSAALSQTPQMPRVDKLGLSVAAQMEPYGGSYGTLGSMVGGLQGGDESPLPSQRGGLKPDLLPGSNQQM
- the phc2a gene encoding polyhomeotic-like protein 2; translation: MTPGNGNTHSSQDNRESKAAQQAIDTSHILTHLIEGFVIQEGAEPFPVERPSFSIESLRRRTADVKMDGRSSKCKDVPAQQEPMLTCELCGKVDFAYIFKRSKRFCSTVCAKRYNVGCTKRMGLFPNRKTTLENLKRQRVLNGTHKDSSVDLKKRTPPSLQKPVAAAAPSAGHSVHPAQGESSQCSDLSGYRRTPSPLLPSQVQRQTPDLPLLPHSFLPSGPGLWNIEDVYEFISTLPGCLEIAEEFRSQEIDGQALLLLKEDHLMGTMNIKLGPALKIFAQISLLKDW